A window of the Xenopus laevis strain J_2021 chromosome 9_10L, Xenopus_laevis_v10.1, whole genome shotgun sequence genome harbors these coding sequences:
- the fitm2.L gene encoding acyl-coenzyme A diphosphatase FITM2 isoform X1, which produces MNRWRDLYRSFRFSNLQRRVGVRPSAGMERLENCAQMFQRKFLNEAFRRHCPVLLACIALGGSLLKELSPLPDSYWNNKRNVLNVYFVKFCWGWTLWLLLPFITLTNYKLTGSITKVLRRLSSLLVGTLFWYLCTNLFLYIEHITGSCYKSEALLDSIEHQDRKECRLHGGFWHGFDISGHCFLLSYCILIILEETSVIRSIQFERHWHRMAINAQFTALSILVIIWVWMFLCTAVYFHNIFQKVIGTAFGMLAWYITYRWWYLQPISPGLPPASASHSEKEPVYKN; this is translated from the exons GTCCTTCAGATTTTCGAATCTTCAGAGACGGGTGGGAGTGAGACCAAGTGCTGGCATGGAGCGGCTGGAGAACTGTGCTCAGATGTTCCAGAGAAAATTTCTCAACGAGGCCTTCCGTCGGCATTGCCCTGTATTGTTGGCTTGTATAGCACTGGGTGGGTCACTGCTGAAGGAGCTGTCGCCCCTGCCGGACTCTTATTGGAACAACAAGAGGAATGTTCTGAATGT GTATTTTGTCAAATTTTGCTGGGGTTGGACATTGTGGCTACTTCTCCCTTTCATCACACTAACGAATTATAAACTGACTGGAAGCATAACCAAAGTTCTTCGGAGGCTGAGCTCTCTGCTGGTTGGCACGTTATTCTGGTACCTCTGCACCAATCTGTTCCTGTACATCGAGCACATTACTGGCAGTTGCTACAAGTCGGAGGCCCTGCTGGACTCCATAGAACACCAAGACAGAAAAGAATGCCGGCTCCATGGCGGATTCTGGCACGGCTTCGATATATCAGGACACTGTTTTCTGCTTTCCTATTGCATATTGATCATTTTGGAGGAAACGTCAGTTATCCGCAGCATTCAGTTTGAGAGACACTGGCACAGAATGGCCATCAATGCCCAGTTCACTGCCTTAAGCATTTTGGTGATCATTTGGGTGTGGATGTTTTTGTGCACAGCTGTTTATTTTCACAACATCTTCCAAAAAGTTATCGGCACAGCCTTTGGCATGCTGGCTTGGTACATAACATACAGATGGTGGTATCTGCAGCCGATATCTCCTGGGTTACCCCCAGCCAGTGCCAGTCACAGTGAAAAGGAACCAGTCTACAAAAACTAA
- the gdap1l1.L gene encoding ganglioside-induced differentiation-associated protein 1-like 1 isoform X2, which yields MRLNLGEEVPVVIHGDNIISDYNQIIDYIEDNFVGELIPKLIPETGTILHSRVLQYRDILEKLPMDAYTHGCILHPELTTDSMIPKYATAEIRRHLVNASTELTKLDHEEPQLTEPYLSKQKKLMAKILEHDNVNYLMKILIQLSMVLDQIEAELEKRKLEYEGQKCELWLCGHVFTLADILLGATLHRLKFLGLSKKYWEDGSRPNLQSFFERIQKRYAFRKVLGDIHSTLLSAVLPNAFRLVKRKPPSFFGASFLMGSLGGMGYFAYWYLKKKYM from the exons ATGCGCCTCAACCTCGGAGAAGAAGTGCCTGTGGTCATCCATGGGGACAACATTATTAGTGACTACAACCAAATTATCGATTACATTGAAGACAATTTTGTCGGAG AACTTATCCCCAAATTGATACCAGAAACGGGGACAATTCTCCACTCTAGAGTACTCCAATACAGAGACATTTTGGAGAAGCTCCCGATGGATGCCTACACACATGGATGTATCCTCCACCCGGAACTTACTACGGATTCCATGATCCCAAAGTACGCCACTGCTGAAATCCGCC GACACTTGGTCAATGCCAGCACAGAACTGACAAAACTTGATCACGAGGAGCCTCAGCTTACAGAGCCATATCTCTCCAAACAGAAGAagctcatg GctaagatattggaacatgacaATGTGAACTATTTGATGAAGATTCTAATACAGCTATCGATGGTTCTAGATCAAATTGAAGCTgagctggaaaaaagaaaactggaatatgaag GTCAAAAATGTGAACTTTGGCTTTGCGGCCATGTCTTTACCTTAGCCGATATTCTGCTGGGAGCTACGCTACATCGGCTCAAGTTCCTAGGACTTTCCAAAAAATACTGGGAAGACGGAAGCCGACCGAACCTCCAGTCCTTCTTTGAGAGAATACAGAAGAGATATGCATTCCGCAAAGTACTGGGAGACATCCACAGTACACTGCTATCAGCCGTCTTGCCCAACGCCTTCCGGCTTGTGAAACGGAAACCGCCATCATTCTTTGGGGCATCTTTCCTTATGGGGTCATTGGGAGGAATGGGCTATTTTGCTTACTGGtacttaaagaaaaaatacatgtaa
- the fitm2.L gene encoding acyl-coenzyme A diphosphatase FITM2 isoform X2 — MHTGRSFRFSNLQRRVGVRPSAGMERLENCAQMFQRKFLNEAFRRHCPVLLACIALGGSLLKELSPLPDSYWNNKRNVLNVYFVKFCWGWTLWLLLPFITLTNYKLTGSITKVLRRLSSLLVGTLFWYLCTNLFLYIEHITGSCYKSEALLDSIEHQDRKECRLHGGFWHGFDISGHCFLLSYCILIILEETSVIRSIQFERHWHRMAINAQFTALSILVIIWVWMFLCTAVYFHNIFQKVIGTAFGMLAWYITYRWWYLQPISPGLPPASASHSEKEPVYKN, encoded by the exons GTCCTTCAGATTTTCGAATCTTCAGAGACGGGTGGGAGTGAGACCAAGTGCTGGCATGGAGCGGCTGGAGAACTGTGCTCAGATGTTCCAGAGAAAATTTCTCAACGAGGCCTTCCGTCGGCATTGCCCTGTATTGTTGGCTTGTATAGCACTGGGTGGGTCACTGCTGAAGGAGCTGTCGCCCCTGCCGGACTCTTATTGGAACAACAAGAGGAATGTTCTGAATGT GTATTTTGTCAAATTTTGCTGGGGTTGGACATTGTGGCTACTTCTCCCTTTCATCACACTAACGAATTATAAACTGACTGGAAGCATAACCAAAGTTCTTCGGAGGCTGAGCTCTCTGCTGGTTGGCACGTTATTCTGGTACCTCTGCACCAATCTGTTCCTGTACATCGAGCACATTACTGGCAGTTGCTACAAGTCGGAGGCCCTGCTGGACTCCATAGAACACCAAGACAGAAAAGAATGCCGGCTCCATGGCGGATTCTGGCACGGCTTCGATATATCAGGACACTGTTTTCTGCTTTCCTATTGCATATTGATCATTTTGGAGGAAACGTCAGTTATCCGCAGCATTCAGTTTGAGAGACACTGGCACAGAATGGCCATCAATGCCCAGTTCACTGCCTTAAGCATTTTGGTGATCATTTGGGTGTGGATGTTTTTGTGCACAGCTGTTTATTTTCACAACATCTTCCAAAAAGTTATCGGCACAGCCTTTGGCATGCTGGCTTGGTACATAACATACAGATGGTGGTATCTGCAGCCGATATCTCCTGGGTTACCCCCAGCCAGTGCCAGTCACAGTGAAAAGGAACCAGTCTACAAAAACTAA
- the fitm2.L gene encoding acyl-coenzyme A diphosphatase FITM2 isoform X3, with amino-acid sequence MERLENCAQMFQRKFLNEAFRRHCPVLLACIALGGSLLKELSPLPDSYWNNKRNVLNVYFVKFCWGWTLWLLLPFITLTNYKLTGSITKVLRRLSSLLVGTLFWYLCTNLFLYIEHITGSCYKSEALLDSIEHQDRKECRLHGGFWHGFDISGHCFLLSYCILIILEETSVIRSIQFERHWHRMAINAQFTALSILVIIWVWMFLCTAVYFHNIFQKVIGTAFGMLAWYITYRWWYLQPISPGLPPASASHSEKEPVYKN; translated from the exons ATGGAGCGGCTGGAGAACTGTGCTCAGATGTTCCAGAGAAAATTTCTCAACGAGGCCTTCCGTCGGCATTGCCCTGTATTGTTGGCTTGTATAGCACTGGGTGGGTCACTGCTGAAGGAGCTGTCGCCCCTGCCGGACTCTTATTGGAACAACAAGAGGAATGTTCTGAATGT GTATTTTGTCAAATTTTGCTGGGGTTGGACATTGTGGCTACTTCTCCCTTTCATCACACTAACGAATTATAAACTGACTGGAAGCATAACCAAAGTTCTTCGGAGGCTGAGCTCTCTGCTGGTTGGCACGTTATTCTGGTACCTCTGCACCAATCTGTTCCTGTACATCGAGCACATTACTGGCAGTTGCTACAAGTCGGAGGCCCTGCTGGACTCCATAGAACACCAAGACAGAAAAGAATGCCGGCTCCATGGCGGATTCTGGCACGGCTTCGATATATCAGGACACTGTTTTCTGCTTTCCTATTGCATATTGATCATTTTGGAGGAAACGTCAGTTATCCGCAGCATTCAGTTTGAGAGACACTGGCACAGAATGGCCATCAATGCCCAGTTCACTGCCTTAAGCATTTTGGTGATCATTTGGGTGTGGATGTTTTTGTGCACAGCTGTTTATTTTCACAACATCTTCCAAAAAGTTATCGGCACAGCCTTTGGCATGCTGGCTTGGTACATAACATACAGATGGTGGTATCTGCAGCCGATATCTCCTGGGTTACCCCCAGCCAGTGCCAGTCACAGTGAAAAGGAACCAGTCTACAAAAACTAA